The Acidobacteriaceae bacterium nucleotide sequence CAGTCTGAAGGAAAACGTTTTGCGTGCAACGCTGGCAAAGGTTGCGCCGGACGCCATCGTGCTCTTCGAAGTCGATGAAGAGGGTGCGTCCTTCCACCCGTCGCAGGTCGGAGGCTTCTCCGAGCGAACGATCACCATCGGCCAGTTGGGCGACCCCGCCTGGCAGATGGGGTATCTGGTTGCTGCGGGTGGTTTCTCTGCAGGCCTGCGTGACTTCAAGCAGGCGCTCACCATCTGCTCGACCAACCTTTCGCAGTGGGCGATGCTCGCTGCCATGGAGGCCCAATGAACGAACTAGCCGAAATCCAGTCTCTTGATGGAACCAAGCTGCGCTACGCGCTGATGGAGCTGTCGAAGTCGATTCCCGACGCCATCGCCCTGGGCCGTGGGGACCCGGACATGGACACGCCACAGTTCATCGTGGAAGCCGCGCGGAAAGCACTCGGCGAAGGTCCTCTGCCTGTGGCTCCGGTCCTCGGTCTTCCTGCGTTGCGTGAAGCGGTTGCGCGCAACGCGGTGCGCGACCATGCGAGCTCGATTGGGCCGGAGAACGTACTCATCACAACGGGTGGCCAGGAAGCTCTCTTCCTGGTGATGACGCTGCTGCTCAACCCCGGCGACGAGATCCTTGTCCCGGACCCACGCTACACCTCGTACGATCAGGCGATTGAGCATACGGGGGCAACGAGCGTCAGCGTTCCGACGTTTGCCAAGGACGGCTTCGATCTCGATCCGGCTGAAGTGGAGAAGCGCATCACGCCGCGCACCAAGGCGTTGCTTCTGGTCACGCCCAGCAACCCGACCGGCGGCATTCTGACACCGGAGAGCGCACAAGGACTGGCTGAGTTGGCGCGCAAGCACAACTTCGTCATCGTCTCGGATGAGATCTACGGCAAGTTTGTCTGGAGCCCGTTCCGGCACACCAGCATCGCCGGGGAACCGGGACTCGCGGATCGTGTCATCACGATCTCGGGCTTCTCCAAGGCCTATGCGATGACCGGCTGGCGCGTGGGCTACATCCTCGCGGCGAAGGAAGCGATCGAAGCGATGGGTCGCATCAAGTCGCACACGACGGGGCCCGTGGCCGCACTCAGCCAGCGAGCAGCACTGGCTGCAGCTCTTTCCGATGACCAATGCGTTCGCGACTTCCGCGAGGTCTACATCGAGCGGCGTGATCTGCTCGGTGCAGGCCTCAAGCAGATGGGGCTTTCCTTTGGCGAGCCGCGCGGAGGCTTCTTCTTCTGGGCGGACAGCTCCTCTACCGGTATGCGTGCTTTGGAGCTTTGCTACCTGATGCTCAAGCACGCTCGTGTCCTCATCTTCCCGGGCACGGCGTTTGGCCAGGCGTGGAGCGACTACCTGCGTATCACCACCTTGCAGCCTACCTCCGTGCTGGCAGAGGCGGTGGAGCGCATGAACCCGGTGATGGAGCGCGTACGTCAGCAGAGCGGCGTCACGCGCTAAATAACGATAAGCAAAGAACAATGGGCGCGCTCCAATAGAGCGCGCCCATTGCTTGTGTGCGAAAGATGTTTTCTAAAGACGTTTACTACTGAGCGCGTTGTGCAAGCTCCCAAGCGCTCAGTCGCTTGCCGGAGAGGCTGGCGTCGGGTTGTGTTGCGAGAAACACAAACGCTGGCGCAAGCTCTATCGGATCCACCCAACGCTGCTTCAGCTCGTCTGGATAGTTCTGCTCAGACATTGGTGTTCGCATCGGCATGCCCGGCGTCACGCTGTGCGTGAAGACGCCTTGGTCTGTGCCTTCCAATCCCAGGGCAGAGGAGAAGCCTTCCAGCGCATGTTTCGTGGCGGCGTACGGTGCCTCGCCCCAGTCAGCTCGTATGCCGGAGTTGGAGGAGACGTAGATCGCGCAGCCCGACCCAGCGGCGAGCCACTGATTCCAGTACGCCCGGGTGAAGAGATATCCCGCCTGGATGCCGACGTTGAAGGTCAGCTCCCAGCGCTCCTCGGTCATCTCAGAGAACGCCTGTGGCACGAGGAACCCGGCGTTATGAACGAGCGTGTGAACGCTCGGGTGGTCGACGGCGATCTGTGCGATGGCTGCACGTGTGGCCTCGGCGCTGGAAAGATCGACGGCGTATACCGTGCTGCCGGGCAGCTCCTTCTGCAGCTCGAGCAGCGCCTTCTGGTCGTAGTCGACAAGCGCCAAATGGGCTCCTGCCTGATGAAACGCCACGGCAATAGCCTTTCCGAGCCCCTTGGCTGCTCCGGTGATGACGACATGCTGTTCAAGGATGGCTCGCATAGCGGACAAGGTAAAACCTCCAGAAGAGAATCACGCTTGTATCTCAAGCGGTTAGTTGTTAGATTGTATTACAATCATCGCTAATCCGCCGTTTCTATATCCAATGCGCGGGAAAGGACGAAAGTGCTACGAACCAATGCTGATCAGCTGGTCATGATGGCGGTTGCTGGAACGGTGAGTCAGCCGACAGTGCGTCATCCAGGCTACATCCCCGACAACGAGGGCAAGAGCGTTTTGCTTCCGGGTATGTCGGGAATTACGTACAACGTACGCACGGGCGATCCTGCGTTTGGCTGGGCGGCAGACCATGTCGAGCCTGGCGTGTCGATCGCCGCAGCGAACGAAGGCCATGACTTTGCTCTGCACTATCTCACCTGCATGGGCAACGAGGCGTTGGTGACCTCGGGGCTGTCGGCAGGAGCACGCGGTATTGTGACCGGTGAGCACGCGCGTATGCTGGTGGACTTCGAGTCCGAGGTGTACGACGGGCTGGCAGTCGGTGACAGCGTGCAGATCTCTGCTTATGGTCGCGGTTTGAAGCTGCTCGACTATCCGCACATCGAGCTCAAGAAGACGAGCCCGGCGATGCTGGAAGCGATGGGCGTTGAGGCCGTGGACGAGCGCCGCATTCGAGTCCGCGTTGCGATGGAGTTGCCGATCCGCATCATGGGTTCGGGAGCAGAGTTGAACAGCGAGTTTGTTGACCAGGATCTGATGTCTGGCGACCGTTGCCTGATGAAGCAGCTTGGTATCGACAAGCTACGCCTGGGTGACGTGGTGGTGATCAACCACGCCGACCATCGCTTTGGTCGCAGCTTCCGTTCGGGTGCGGTCAGCATCGCGCTGTGCATCCATGGCGACTCGGTGATGACGGGCCATGGCCCGGGCATCATGACGATCATGACGTGCCCTGAGTCTTGCATCGAGTGGGTTATCGACAAGGGAGCAAACCTGGGAACGTACTTCGGCCTTGGAAAGGAAACGGCATGAGCGTCGCATTCAATGAAGACAGATTGGTAATGGTTTCGGTGATGGGACAGATCGTGCATCCGTCCTTCCCGGGGCTTCCTGCAGAGCCGTATCGCTTCGCGGCTGACGGCAGCGCTTTTCTGCTGCCGACCTACGGTGGCATTGTCTATAACGTCTCGGTAGGCGACGACGCGTTTGGCTGGGTGGCCGATTGCATCCACCCCGGCGTCAGTATCTCACTGCCTGCAGATACCTCGAACCGTGGACTTAACACCTTTGCCTGCGTTGGCAACGACGCGATGGTGATGACCGGCGACGGCAAGGGAACGCGCGGCGTGGTGACAGGCAAGAGCGGACGTTTCTCGGAGCAGGTGATCGTGCACTTCCCGAAGGAAGCGCGCAAGAAGTTCGCGGTGAACGACAAGATCGTCATTCGTTCTTGCGGCGTTGGCATGAGCCTCGAAGGTCATCCTGAGGTTTATCTCAAGAGCCTCTCTCCGCAGCTTTTGAAGGCGCTCGAACTCACCGAAGAAGACGGCCGTGTGCAGGTCCCGGTCGTTGCAAAGATTCCTGCTCACCTCATCGGCGCAGGCGCGGGACTCACCAGCGAAGGTGGCAGCATTCATCTGCAGACGACGGATCGTGCAGAGATCGCGGCTCTGGGGCTGGATAAACTTCGCCTCGGCGACGTTGTCGCGTTGGAGGATTACGACAGCCGCTACCAGCATGGCTATCTGCGTGAGGCGATCGGCATTGCCGTTGTTGGACAGACCGATGGTCCGCGCGCAGGTTACGGCCCTGGCATGACGTTGTTGATGACGGCGACGAAGGGCAAGATCGAACCGGTGATCGAGCCGGGGACGAACCTGGTCAGCCTGCTCGGGATTGAGGCGTAAGCGTGGCTTCTGAAACGGTAGCTTCGTCGGATGTGAAGATGGTCGCGGTAGATCTTGATGATCTTCGCCGTTTTGCTCTCAAAGCCCTGCAGGCGATGGGATGCACGACTGAAGAGGCTGAGGCCACAAGCAGTGCCCTGATCTATAGCGAGTTGCGCTTTCATCCGGGGCAAGGGCAGGGGGTGCGTCGCTTGTCGGCGTACCGTCAGCGAATTCAGAAGGGCTACCTGAACGTGGGTGGCTCGTTCGAAGTGCTGAAGGAAAGCCCTGCGCTTGCGTTAGTGGATGCGCATAACGGTCTTGGCAGTCTCGTCGGCCAGCGTGCGATGCGACTTGCGATTGCGAAGGCGAAGGTCTGCGGCATAGGCGCTGTGATTGTTCGCAATGGCACGCACTACGGCTCGTCTGCGGTACACGCGGCCGAGGCGGAGCGCGAGGGCTGCGTCGGCATAGCGTTTACCAACGCCGGGCCTGAAATGGCCGCGTGGGGGGGGGCGACTCCTGTCGTCGGCACCAACCCCTGGTCGATTGCTTCGCCGGGTGGTGATGGCTTTCCGGTAGTGCTCGACATTGCGTTGACCACTGCAGGCAAAGGCATGATGCGCTGGCTGGAGCGGGAAGGCAAGCCTATGCCGGTGGATTGGGCGTTGACGCCGGAAGGCGAAGAGACTACTGATCCAACGCTGGCCATGGCAGGAGCGTTGCTGGGTATCGGTCAGTACAAGGGCTACGGGCTTTCGTTGATGACAGACGTGATGACAGGCGTGCTCTCTGGCGGTGGATTCGGCGTGGATCCATACAGCGATCCGGCGAAGACCGATGTATCGCACACTTTCCTGGCGTTCGATATCGAGTGGTTCATGCCAATGGCAGAGTTCCGCACGCGCATGCATCGCTTCGGCGAGATGATCCGCGCAAGCCATCTGCGACCCGGCTTTAGCGAAGTTCTTCTGCCTGGCGAGTTGGAGCACCGACGTGAAGTGGAGAAGCGCGCAAACGGCGTTCCGCTTGCCGAGAATGTGTTTGCTGAGTTGCAGGCGCTCGCGGCTGATTTGAACATCGAGCCGCTTACCAAGAAGCATTAGGACAAAGGATAAGAAGGGGAATCATGAGCTACACGCAGTTTCTGGAACAGATGGCCACCGTCAACGATCTTCTTTGCTCGGCATCGATGCTGAGCTGGGACGCTCGCACGATGATGCCGTCCGGTGCGGTTGAAGTACGTGGCCAGCAGATCGCCACGCTCATGACGCTGGCTCGCACCACGCTGCTCTCTGACGAAACGATGCGCCGCCTGGAACTTGCCGAGCGCAGCACGCGGGATCTCGCCGAAGATTCGGCCGAGCGTCGTTCGATTGCGCAGACGCAGTATGCCATCGCCATGCACAAGCGCATTCCGGATGAGTTGCAGGCAGAGCGCGTTGCCTTGCGCGAGGTTTCGCGTGCTGCATGGGTCAAGGCTCGTGCTGAAGATCGCTTCGAAGACTTTGCCCCTTATCTGGAGAAGGTTGTCGCTCTAGCACGTCGTGCGGCGGATGCGATCGGCTACGAGCAACATCCCTACGACGCTCTTCTGTCTTTGTTTGAGCCGGGTGAGACCGTCGTCTCGCTTGACAAGCTTTTTTCGCGTTTGCGTGAATCGCTGATTCCGTTGCTTCGTGCGGTGCAGAGCAAGCAGCAGGTGCGTTGGGACTTCCTCGAGCGCGAGTTTCCTGAGAACGAGCAGCGTGAGTTTGGGATAAAGATGGCTGAGGCTTTTGGCTATGATCTTCGCCGTGGCCGTCTCGACAACACCGTGCATCCGTTTGAGATTTCGTTCACTCGCGAAGACGTACGCATCACGACGCGCTACACCCGCAACTATCTTCCGGCTTCGCTCTTCGGCACGCTGCATGAGACCGGTCACGCGCTATACGAGCAGGGCGTCGATCCTGCTTATACGCGTACACCGCTGGCTACCGATCTGCCCGGTATGTATGCCGTAGGCGGTGTAAGCTTTGGCGCACATGAGAGCCAGTCGCGCCTGTGGGAGAACCACGTTGGTCGCAGCAAGGAGTTTTGGAACCTGCACTATCCGTCACTCAGCGCGCTCTTCCCGAGCCAACTTGCGGACGTCGATACTGCCGCGTTCCATCGTGCGGTCAACCGCGTACAGCCGGGCTTGATCCGCGTCGAAGCCGATGAGTTGACCTATGACTTCCACATCATGCTGCGCACGGAGATCGAGCGCGACCTGATTGCCGGAACATTGGAGGTCAAAGACCTGCCGGAGCGTTGGAATGCAGCGATGAAGAGCGACCTCGGGTTGGATGTTCCCAACAATCGCCTCGGCGTTCTGCAGGACACGCACTGGTCTACCGGGCAGATTGGAACGTTCTGCAACTACACGATCGGTAACGTGATGGCTGCTCAGCTTTACAAGACCGCGCTTACGACCGATAAGACTATTCAGCCGGCGCTGGACGAAGGCAACTATGCTCCTCTGCGCCACTATCTGCGGGATACGATCCATCAACATGGGCGACGTTACTCGCGGGACGAACTGCTGACCATGGCTACCGGCCGCACGCTCGATCCGGAGCCGTACATCGAGTATCTGACCGCGAAGTATACCGAGCTATACGAACTGGGATAGCAATCTGAAGACAGCC carries:
- a CDS encoding aminotransferase class I/II-fold pyridoxal phosphate-dependent enzyme; protein product: MNELAEIQSLDGTKLRYALMELSKSIPDAIALGRGDPDMDTPQFIVEAARKALGEGPLPVAPVLGLPALREAVARNAVRDHASSIGPENVLITTGGQEALFLVMTLLLNPGDEILVPDPRYTSYDQAIEHTGATSVSVPTFAKDGFDLDPAEVEKRITPRTKALLLVTPSNPTGGILTPESAQGLAELARKHNFVIVSDEIYGKFVWSPFRHTSIAGEPGLADRVITISGFSKAYAMTGWRVGYILAAKEAIEAMGRIKSHTTGPVAALSQRAALAAALSDDQCVRDFREVYIERRDLLGAGLKQMGLSFGEPRGGFFFWADSSSTGMRALELCYLMLKHARVLIFPGTAFGQAWSDYLRITTLQPTSVLAEAVERMNPVMERVRQQSGVTR
- a CDS encoding SDR family NAD(P)-dependent oxidoreductase, yielding MRAILEQHVVITGAAKGLGKAIAVAFHQAGAHLALVDYDQKALLELQKELPGSTVYAVDLSSAEATRAAIAQIAVDHPSVHTLVHNAGFLVPQAFSEMTEERWELTFNVGIQAGYLFTRAYWNQWLAAGSGCAIYVSSNSGIRADWGEAPYAATKHALEGFSSALGLEGTDQGVFTHSVTPGMPMRTPMSEQNYPDELKQRWVDPIELAPAFVFLATQPDASLSGKRLSAWELAQRAQ
- a CDS encoding DUF4438 domain-containing protein, translated to MLRTNADQLVMMAVAGTVSQPTVRHPGYIPDNEGKSVLLPGMSGITYNVRTGDPAFGWAADHVEPGVSIAAANEGHDFALHYLTCMGNEALVTSGLSAGARGIVTGEHARMLVDFESEVYDGLAVGDSVQISAYGRGLKLLDYPHIELKKTSPAMLEAMGVEAVDERRIRVRVAMELPIRIMGSGAELNSEFVDQDLMSGDRCLMKQLGIDKLRLGDVVVINHADHRFGRSFRSGAVSIALCIHGDSVMTGHGPGIMTIMTCPESCIEWVIDKGANLGTYFGLGKETA
- a CDS encoding DUF4438 domain-containing protein; protein product: MSVAFNEDRLVMVSVMGQIVHPSFPGLPAEPYRFAADGSAFLLPTYGGIVYNVSVGDDAFGWVADCIHPGVSISLPADTSNRGLNTFACVGNDAMVMTGDGKGTRGVVTGKSGRFSEQVIVHFPKEARKKFAVNDKIVIRSCGVGMSLEGHPEVYLKSLSPQLLKALELTEEDGRVQVPVVAKIPAHLIGAGAGLTSEGGSIHLQTTDRAEIAALGLDKLRLGDVVALEDYDSRYQHGYLREAIGIAVVGQTDGPRAGYGPGMTLLMTATKGKIEPVIEPGTNLVSLLGIEA
- a CDS encoding Ldh family oxidoreductase, translated to MASETVASSDVKMVAVDLDDLRRFALKALQAMGCTTEEAEATSSALIYSELRFHPGQGQGVRRLSAYRQRIQKGYLNVGGSFEVLKESPALALVDAHNGLGSLVGQRAMRLAIAKAKVCGIGAVIVRNGTHYGSSAVHAAEAEREGCVGIAFTNAGPEMAAWGGATPVVGTNPWSIASPGGDGFPVVLDIALTTAGKGMMRWLEREGKPMPVDWALTPEGEETTDPTLAMAGALLGIGQYKGYGLSLMTDVMTGVLSGGGFGVDPYSDPAKTDVSHTFLAFDIEWFMPMAEFRTRMHRFGEMIRASHLRPGFSEVLLPGELEHRREVEKRANGVPLAENVFAELQALAADLNIEPLTKKH
- a CDS encoding carboxypeptidase M32 translates to MSYTQFLEQMATVNDLLCSASMLSWDARTMMPSGAVEVRGQQIATLMTLARTTLLSDETMRRLELAERSTRDLAEDSAERRSIAQTQYAIAMHKRIPDELQAERVALREVSRAAWVKARAEDRFEDFAPYLEKVVALARRAADAIGYEQHPYDALLSLFEPGETVVSLDKLFSRLRESLIPLLRAVQSKQQVRWDFLEREFPENEQREFGIKMAEAFGYDLRRGRLDNTVHPFEISFTREDVRITTRYTRNYLPASLFGTLHETGHALYEQGVDPAYTRTPLATDLPGMYAVGGVSFGAHESQSRLWENHVGRSKEFWNLHYPSLSALFPSQLADVDTAAFHRAVNRVQPGLIRVEADELTYDFHIMLRTEIERDLIAGTLEVKDLPERWNAAMKSDLGLDVPNNRLGVLQDTHWSTGQIGTFCNYTIGNVMAAQLYKTALTTDKTIQPALDEGNYAPLRHYLRDTIHQHGRRYSRDELLTMATGRTLDPEPYIEYLTAKYTELYELG